The following coding sequences lie in one Vibrio spartinae genomic window:
- a CDS encoding MATE family efflux transporter, translating to MTTSLTHKDYLKIAIPFVISTLTQPLLGAVDTAVIGQLGSAALIGGVAVGTVIMNTLYWLFGFFRVSTTGQSAIALGKNSEQAKASSLLHPFVMAGIVGVIFILAQSLIWRGAEWIIQPEPDVAAQTKQYFFILIWGAPFVLLNYTLIGWLMGQAKVKETLLTQIFGNVLNIVLDILFVVSFNMGVAGVAIATLTAQIATFVIGLYLVRRAAGFSFAPYLGLAKIGWQELKTILSANTDLMLRTVCLLAMFNCMARFGSALGADILAANAIMMQMTFLMSYMFEGIANASSVFSGKSVGEKSLDLFKHVLKMNFQWTSWLVVLLAVVMVITHRQQVLLFTQTPSVVAQYHQVSAWLIVFPLLAGFGLTVYGIFTGSGTTRPVRNSTFMALLVFLLAIYLTIDVWGNQGLWLAFTLFYVGRFAFLYPYIGRVRQRCVEA from the coding sequence ATGACCACCTCTCTGACTCATAAAGATTATTTAAAGATTGCGATTCCTTTTGTCATTTCAACGTTGACGCAGCCGTTACTGGGGGCGGTGGATACCGCGGTTATCGGTCAGCTTGGGTCGGCAGCGCTGATTGGTGGCGTGGCGGTCGGGACGGTGATAATGAATACCCTGTATTGGCTGTTCGGGTTTTTCCGGGTCAGTACCACGGGGCAGAGTGCGATTGCGTTAGGCAAAAACAGTGAGCAAGCGAAGGCAAGCAGTTTACTGCATCCTTTTGTCATGGCGGGGATCGTCGGTGTGATTTTTATACTCGCTCAGAGCCTGATTTGGCGTGGTGCCGAGTGGATTATTCAGCCAGAGCCGGATGTTGCTGCGCAGACCAAACAGTACTTTTTCATCCTCATTTGGGGCGCGCCGTTTGTACTGCTCAATTATACCCTGATTGGCTGGTTGATGGGGCAGGCGAAAGTAAAAGAGACATTGCTGACCCAAATCTTCGGCAATGTACTCAATATCGTGTTAGATATTCTGTTTGTGGTCAGCTTTAACATGGGCGTTGCCGGGGTGGCGATTGCGACGCTGACGGCGCAGATCGCTACGTTTGTGATTGGTCTTTATTTGGTGCGTCGGGCGGCGGGATTTTCATTTGCTCCTTATCTTGGTTTGGCAAAAATAGGTTGGCAGGAGCTCAAAACCATTCTCTCTGCCAATACCGATCTGATGTTGCGAACGGTCTGTCTGCTGGCGATGTTTAACTGCATGGCACGATTCGGTTCGGCTTTGGGGGCGGATATATTAGCCGCCAATGCGATTATGATGCAGATGACCTTCCTGATGAGCTATATGTTTGAAGGCATTGCCAATGCCTCAAGTGTATTCAGTGGCAAATCGGTCGGCGAAAAATCACTGGATCTTTTTAAACATGTGCTCAAAATGAATTTTCAGTGGACGAGCTGGCTGGTTGTGTTACTGGCGGTGGTGATGGTGATTACGCATCGTCAACAGGTGCTGCTGTTTACCCAAACTCCCAGCGTCGTTGCACAGTATCATCAGGTCAGTGCATGGCTCATCGTTTTTCCACTGCTTGCCGGGTTTGGTCTGACTGTCTACGGTATTTTCACCGGGAGCGGCACCACTCGACCGGTCAGAAACTCAACCTTTATGGCCCTGTTGGTTTTTCTGCTGGCGATTTATCTGACGATTGATGTCTGGGGAAATCAGGGACTGTGGCTGGCATTTACGCTGTTTTATGTCGGGCGTTTTGCTTTTCTTTATCCGTATATTGGTCGGGTACGGCAACGGTGCGTTGAAGCATAA
- a CDS encoding P-loop NTPase family protein: MKKVAVFGKPGSGKSTVSKALALASGLPLHQLDSLVYKPNGEFVAREEFDAAHNDILCSDSWVIDGLGPISSFYERLAAADTLVYIDLPYSVSYWFVTKRLLKGLFVKPEGWPDGSAILKGSLNSYKTLKLCPRFWNDDFSSQLMAYSRSKDVYIIKTVSELNDFAFVHAK; the protein is encoded by the coding sequence ATGAAAAAGGTAGCAGTTTTTGGAAAGCCGGGTAGCGGAAAATCAACAGTAAGCAAAGCATTAGCGTTAGCGAGCGGTTTACCGCTTCACCAACTCGATTCATTGGTCTACAAACCAAATGGCGAGTTTGTAGCGCGAGAAGAATTTGATGCGGCTCACAACGATATACTGTGTTCAGACTCATGGGTCATTGACGGGCTTGGTCCCATCAGTTCCTTTTATGAGCGTTTAGCTGCGGCAGATACTCTTGTTTATATCGACCTACCATACTCAGTCAGTTACTGGTTTGTGACCAAGCGCTTGCTGAAAGGGTTATTTGTAAAACCTGAGGGTTGGCCTGATGGCAGCGCCATATTAAAAGGTTCTCTGAATAGCTATAAGACTCTGAAGCTATGCCCTAGGTTCTGGAATGATGATTTTTCATCTCAGTTAATGGCGTACTCTAGAAGCAAAGATGTCTACATCATCAAAACCGTGTCAGAGCTGAATGATTTTGCTTTCGTGCATGCTAAATAA
- a CDS encoding radical SAM protein, with the protein MYDVYCISAGQLTVKKDANVINKKNNYLNYGLLSLTSLIKKSGLSAIQLHGHFSVPREFADYCAKLGIVNTQFPVFISIPSFYAIGWINDFTQILKNELKIREVVIGGRWVIDGEINQLAQLLPYVDKIIDGLGENQISDLLGRKVEHLSRYVPLNYDLVDKRELYQPSIEVSRGCGMKCDFCQERDEKLQPLKSPLMISSEASATLLADDLNPMSPYFEASMFKPTLAWLEELTQQREFHSHTYLWRAESRADTFPLKQIPALAKAGMKVLDLGLESASPTQIKQMGKSKTPERYLSRASNLLEQAQEAGIDVKVNVLLYAGESNKTIDETYKWLEQHRNYIKGVSVGPVLAFGWDNKKSDFIKSLFSLGASVSDENSFTGVTSFNLSASIDHKESLKISKELSRDFMTARDYFDLKSFSYFSRDYTYSDFVQDIKIEKGNYSFDVSRV; encoded by the coding sequence ATGTATGATGTTTATTGTATTAGCGCAGGGCAATTGACGGTAAAAAAAGATGCAAACGTAATCAATAAGAAAAATAACTATCTGAATTATGGACTTTTATCCTTAACTTCACTCATCAAAAAGTCTGGTTTATCAGCTATTCAACTACATGGACACTTTTCAGTACCACGAGAATTTGCAGACTATTGCGCAAAATTAGGAATTGTGAACACTCAATTTCCAGTATTTATTTCGATACCAAGTTTTTATGCGATTGGTTGGATTAATGATTTCACTCAAATATTAAAAAATGAGTTGAAAATTAGAGAGGTTGTTATTGGTGGGCGCTGGGTTATTGACGGTGAAATTAATCAATTAGCGCAACTACTACCATATGTCGATAAAATCATTGATGGTTTAGGTGAAAATCAAATTTCAGATCTTCTTGGAAGAAAAGTTGAACATTTATCTCGTTATGTCCCGCTTAACTACGATCTTGTCGATAAGAGGGAGCTTTATCAACCTAGTATTGAAGTTTCTCGTGGTTGCGGTATGAAGTGTGATTTTTGCCAAGAGAGAGACGAAAAACTGCAACCACTGAAATCTCCTTTGATGATTTCTTCAGAAGCATCCGCTACATTATTAGCTGATGATCTCAACCCAATGTCTCCGTATTTTGAAGCGTCAATGTTCAAGCCCACATTAGCTTGGCTTGAAGAATTAACTCAGCAAAGAGAGTTTCATTCTCATACTTACCTTTGGCGAGCAGAATCACGAGCGGATACTTTCCCTCTTAAGCAAATTCCCGCACTTGCAAAAGCAGGAATGAAAGTTTTAGATCTTGGCTTAGAAAGCGCGAGCCCAACGCAAATTAAGCAAATGGGTAAGTCAAAAACACCAGAAAGATATTTATCTCGTGCATCTAACCTTCTTGAACAAGCTCAGGAGGCAGGAATCGATGTTAAAGTTAATGTTTTGCTTTATGCTGGTGAATCAAATAAGACCATAGACGAAACCTATAAATGGTTGGAGCAGCATAGAAACTACATAAAGGGTGTTTCAGTAGGTCCGGTTTTAGCTTTTGGCTGGGATAATAAAAAATCAGACTTTATAAAAAGTTTATTCTCGTTGGGTGCTAGTGTAAGTGACGAGAATTCGTTTACTGGGGTTACTAGCTTCAATTTAAGTGCTTCGATAGATCATAAAGAGTCATTGAAGATATCCAAGGAACTCTCTAGAGACTTTATGACTGCTAGGGACTATTTTGACTTAAAATCTTTTTCGTATTTCTCACGTGATTATACATACAGTGATTTTGTACAAGATATTAAAATTGAAAAGGGTAATTATTCATTTGATGTTAGTCGAGTATAA
- a CDS encoding HEPN domain-containing protein: MKTALDHLPEYKQRELATISTILRDTLDDYLQGKAGSKSEFRILKIILFGSHAKGNWVKDPVNGYISDYDILVIVNKAAMVEEDVVWQRAKEQIDRKVTSAPLGLIVHDLNEVNNRLQQGHYFFRDIREEGIELFAATPKPLAEPGDLTEAEKREIARKHYEQWFESASDFLVTYHFDKNRGKLKKSAFELHQSTERFLAGTLLVCTNYLPKSHDIEKLGKLCSQIAPDFATIFPLDSKLHRRSFRRLQRAYIEARYSEYYEITEEELNYLAGEVQRLQELTERVCRDKIGD, from the coding sequence ATGAAAACAGCACTTGACCATCTGCCCGAATATAAACAGCGTGAGCTGGCGACGATCTCAACTATTCTGCGCGACACGTTAGACGATTATCTGCAAGGTAAAGCGGGGAGTAAGAGTGAATTCCGTATTCTGAAAATCATCCTGTTTGGCAGCCATGCTAAGGGGAATTGGGTCAAGGATCCGGTTAATGGTTATATCAGTGACTACGATATTCTGGTGATTGTCAATAAAGCGGCAATGGTTGAGGAAGATGTCGTCTGGCAACGTGCCAAAGAGCAGATTGACCGTAAAGTCACCTCTGCTCCGCTGGGTTTGATTGTGCATGATTTAAACGAAGTGAATAATCGACTGCAACAGGGGCATTATTTTTTTCGGGATATTCGCGAAGAAGGGATTGAGCTGTTTGCCGCCACACCGAAACCACTGGCAGAGCCGGGTGATTTAACCGAGGCAGAAAAACGGGAAATCGCCCGTAAGCATTATGAGCAGTGGTTTGAGAGTGCTTCGGATTTTCTGGTGACTTATCATTTTGATAAAAATCGAGGCAAACTCAAAAAGTCTGCATTTGAATTGCATCAATCGACAGAACGGTTTCTTGCTGGAACGTTACTCGTCTGCACCAATTACTTACCCAAATCTCACGATATTGAAAAGCTGGGTAAACTGTGTTCACAAATCGCCCCTGATTTTGCGACGATTTTCCCGCTCGACAGCAAATTGCACCGTCGCAGCTTCCGCCGCCTACAACGGGCTTATATCGAAGCGCGTTACTCTGAATATTACGAAATCACTGAAGAAGAGCTTAATTATCTGGCAGGTGAAGTGCAGCGTTTGCAGGAGTTAACGGAGCGGGTTTGTCGGGATAAGATTGGGGATTGA
- a CDS encoding 2'-5' RNA ligase family protein, protein MALLVIAVPEFSGDDYDLIQSFRAENDVLFYHVVEPHFTLVFPVFNVSIEAFKREVIEKSRSFLPFDFKIRCATINKDAFNNYHHAFLVPDEGFSHLIKLHDSLYSGLLADNLRLDIDFIPHVGVGNDESSRECQGMVQFWNNQDFCISGRISKLQVVEFDFDTNILRKLEEIPLERPYKISGLPLS, encoded by the coding sequence ATGGCACTTTTAGTTATTGCTGTTCCTGAGTTTTCAGGTGATGACTATGATTTAATTCAGTCTTTTAGGGCTGAGAACGATGTTCTATTTTATCACGTAGTAGAACCGCATTTTACGCTGGTGTTCCCCGTTTTTAATGTTTCAATCGAGGCATTTAAACGAGAGGTTATTGAAAAAAGTAGAAGCTTTCTACCTTTTGACTTCAAGATTAGGTGCGCGACTATCAATAAGGATGCGTTCAATAATTATCATCATGCTTTTCTTGTTCCGGATGAGGGGTTCAGTCATCTAATCAAATTGCATGATTCTCTATACAGCGGGCTATTGGCAGACAATCTAAGATTAGATATCGACTTTATACCCCATGTTGGTGTAGGGAATGATGAGAGTTCCAGAGAATGTCAAGGCATGGTGCAGTTCTGGAATAATCAAGACTTTTGTATTAGCGGTAGAATTTCTAAGTTGCAGGTAGTTGAATTTGACTTTGACACAAATATACTGAGAAAGTTAGAGGAAATCCCTTTAGAACGCCCATACAAGATAAGTGGACTCCCGCTCTCATGA
- a CDS encoding HPP family protein — translation MNHYVSALVAGVGASITLGLLLMVEANVESAALVMAPFGATAVLVFGLPQSPLAQPKNVIFGHLVTASIGIVFSQYVGVTPMSLAVATGLGITCMLVSKTTHPPAGANPILIMLAGHGWSFLVTPVLIGSVVIVLMSKGLQKAQQYSLKSEF, via the coding sequence ATGAATCATTATGTGTCTGCTTTAGTAGCAGGAGTTGGGGCTTCAATTACTCTTGGTCTTCTCTTGATGGTAGAAGCTAATGTGGAAAGTGCAGCTTTGGTAATGGCTCCATTTGGGGCAACAGCAGTGCTAGTTTTTGGTTTGCCACAGAGCCCACTTGCTCAACCCAAAAATGTAATTTTTGGTCATTTGGTCACAGCCAGTATTGGTATAGTGTTTTCCCAGTATGTAGGTGTAACACCGATGAGTTTGGCTGTTGCGACAGGGTTAGGTATTACATGTATGTTGGTATCTAAAACAACGCATCCACCGGCAGGAGCGAATCCAATTCTAATTATGTTGGCAGGCCATGGTTGGTCATTCTTAGTTACGCCTGTCTTGATTGGCTCTGTCGTGATAGTTTTGATGAGTAAAGGTCTTCAAAAAGCTCAACAATACAGTTTAAAATCAGAGTTCTAA
- a CDS encoding TetR/AcrR family transcriptional regulator: protein MSKKRDLLLSTALELFYRHGINSIGINEVIKVSGVAKKTLYSHFNSKEDLVLRALEKRHLTFMQWLEAKLENTTNNSELIDTLFHSLKGWFDGDEPELGHFNGCFFINTSAEFHDAKSEISSYCSFHKAQVRQLIQSKLSGDSEDLLNAICLLKEGAITTAYMTGASSEVIENSVKILRRLEC, encoded by the coding sequence ATGAGTAAGAAACGAGACTTACTATTAAGTACAGCATTAGAACTTTTTTATCGACACGGTATTAATTCCATTGGAATTAATGAAGTAATCAAGGTTTCTGGTGTGGCGAAGAAGACGCTATACAGCCACTTCAACAGCAAAGAAGATTTGGTACTCAGGGCTTTAGAGAAAAGACACCTTACCTTTATGCAATGGTTAGAAGCTAAACTTGAAAACACAACCAATAATAGTGAGTTGATTGACACACTATTTCATTCTTTAAAGGGTTGGTTTGACGGTGATGAGCCTGAACTAGGCCATTTTAACGGATGTTTCTTTATAAACACTTCTGCGGAATTCCATGACGCTAAAAGTGAAATATCTAGCTATTGTAGCTTCCACAAAGCACAAGTACGCCAGTTAATACAAAGCAAGCTAAGTGGGGATTCAGAAGATTTGCTCAATGCGATATGTTTACTAAAAGAAGGGGCAATCACAACAGCTTATATGACAGGCGCAAGTTCTGAAGTAATAGAGAACAGTGTGAAGATCTTACGCCGTCTTGAGTGCTAA
- a CDS encoding S-type pyocin domain-containing protein encodes MNYQTIQIYNLMRYEFAQVEGDFSSLNESDIKSVTPSGMRFADFLEQLRSGHQVLLTDTPSIPLLIRDRDEWGNQYWRVNPEVEPQLDGLAYKAYTARAELVNHGIGSSYAGCVNASVYTEPYVERNQVKLTLAQRLAKQRQERIQELDNIQLPPSSWQDTFNKPAPKPQQVFAKSSLVPCDSCDIGTEQESLTDIGQIAAYGAVAMNNTTALTGEATFVEASGSALKSLSGFALRAAKVGLSPATAALALFMPTKVADSTLYHAEDLRHMAVANTNIRLGFNPSEQIYGYHVKGAEIPVRHVKQVGEKFVVALESDHTLEWVPIQPEDKESHLTTTPIPAVDSYHIWIHPERGEAELAGTNEPYTTPIHPADSKDYILTFPAESGIPPLYVVYSHQVRQPNGQFGASKYPKPELNRTSLRAETKRQIEANARKLNGQFVDEDDNVITDWHYGHREGMENRRILRAADQIGMTQEELNDFVNSHPDYFLIEDAKTNLSHVNEKPGSDELNKILGDMKRFLKERKTQ; translated from the coding sequence ATGAACTATCAAACCATTCAAATCTACAACCTGATGCGTTATGAATTTGCTCAGGTTGAAGGGGATTTTTCATCCTTGAACGAATCGGATATCAAATCCGTGACGCCTTCCGGAATGCGCTTTGCTGATTTTCTCGAACAGCTTCGCAGCGGCCATCAAGTCTTACTCACTGATACACCATCCATCCCTTTATTGATTCGGGATCGGGATGAATGGGGTAATCAATACTGGCGAGTCAATCCCGAGGTTGAGCCTCAGCTCGACGGGCTGGCATACAAGGCCTACACCGCACGGGCTGAGCTGGTCAATCATGGCATTGGTTCATCTTACGCCGGCTGTGTTAACGCCTCTGTCTATACCGAGCCTTATGTTGAACGCAATCAAGTGAAACTCACTTTAGCGCAGCGGCTGGCAAAACAGCGTCAGGAACGAATACAGGAATTAGATAACATTCAACTGCCCCCATCATCATGGCAAGACACGTTTAACAAACCTGCGCCTAAACCACAACAGGTGTTTGCCAAATCATCACTTGTCCCTTGTGACTCCTGTGATATCGGCACCGAGCAAGAATCACTGACGGATATAGGTCAGATTGCCGCTTATGGCGCTGTAGCAATGAATAACACAACAGCACTCACCGGAGAGGCGACATTTGTTGAAGCGAGTGGCTCGGCACTTAAATCCTTGAGTGGATTTGCGCTGCGGGCTGCGAAAGTCGGTCTCTCACCAGCGACAGCCGCGCTTGCACTGTTTATGCCGACGAAGGTAGCAGACAGCACCCTATATCATGCGGAAGACTTGCGTCACATGGCGGTTGCCAATACCAATATTCGTTTAGGTTTTAACCCGTCCGAGCAGATTTACGGCTATCACGTCAAAGGGGCGGAAATTCCGGTTCGCCATGTCAAACAAGTGGGAGAGAAATTTGTGGTTGCGCTGGAAAGCGACCACACCCTTGAGTGGGTGCCGATACAGCCGGAAGACAAAGAAAGTCATCTCACCACGACGCCAATCCCAGCGGTGGACAGTTACCATATTTGGATACACCCAGAGCGTGGTGAGGCAGAATTAGCAGGGACAAATGAGCCGTACACCACCCCGATTCATCCGGCCGATTCAAAGGATTATATTCTCACCTTCCCGGCTGAAAGCGGTATTCCACCATTGTATGTGGTATATAGTCATCAAGTGCGTCAACCGAATGGTCAGTTTGGTGCGAGTAAATACCCCAAACCGGAGCTAAACCGAACATCTCTTCGGGCTGAGACCAAAAGACAGATTGAAGCCAATGCAAGAAAACTGAATGGTCAGTTTGTTGATGAAGACGATAATGTGATTACAGATTGGCACTATGGACATAGGGAAGGTATGGAAAACCGACGGATACTCAGAGCGGCTGACCAGATAGGTATGACTCAGGAAGAACTGAATGATTTTGTGAATTCACACCCTGACTATTTCCTGATTGAGGATGCCAAGACCAACCTTAGTCATGTCAATGAGAAACCGGGCAGTGATGAATTAAACAAAATTCTTGGTGATATGAAGCGATTTTTAAAAGAAAGGAAGACTCAATGA
- a CDS encoding ankyrin repeat domain-containing protein encodes MSYELYEAIVDGEIETAKQLVANGEDIHHVTANDKWSYLHQVADTKQTPPESFQYLIDQGLDVNAIDSYGYTPLIYAVRQRNVEGMWLLLENGADKLIEHRSERGVNALKMSLHEKPFVYDVIKLLLDFGADPDAKTEKGKSVRELVNLLDDMDPKIIELVSHY; translated from the coding sequence ATGAGTTATGAATTGTATGAAGCTATCGTAGATGGTGAAATTGAAACAGCCAAACAATTAGTTGCCAATGGTGAAGATATTCACCATGTTACAGCTAATGATAAATGGTCATACCTACATCAGGTTGCAGATACAAAGCAGACTCCGCCGGAATCCTTTCAGTATCTGATTGACCAAGGGCTGGATGTCAACGCAATTGATAGCTATGGCTATACGCCACTGATTTATGCCGTTCGTCAACGCAACGTTGAGGGGATGTGGCTTTTGTTGGAAAACGGTGCAGATAAGCTGATTGAGCACCGTAGTGAAAGAGGAGTTAATGCCCTGAAAATGTCTCTTCATGAAAAACCGTTTGTATATGATGTTATCAAACTATTGCTTGATTTTGGTGCTGATCCTGATGCTAAAACAGAAAAGGGAAAATCAGTCCGAGAGCTTGTTAACTTACTTGATGATATGGATCCTAAGATTATTGAATTAGTCAGTCATTACTAA
- a CDS encoding HEPN domain-containing protein, whose protein sequence is MFLINRQWLKQAAFRLHQSTEQFFAGTRLVCTNYLPKSHDIEKLGKLCSQIDSDFATISPAIGSKI, encoded by the coding sequence TTGTTCCTGATTAACCGACAATGGCTGAAACAAGCGGCTTTTCGTCTTCATCAATCGACAGAACAATTTTTTGCCGGAACACGACTCGTTTGCACCAATTACTTACCCAAATCTCACGATATCGAAAAGCTGGGTAAACTTTGCTCACAAATCGACTCTGATTTTGCGACGATTTCCCCAGCCATTGGCTCCAAAATTTGA
- a CDS encoding Qnr family pentapeptide repeat protein — protein sequence MGKMNQSYIQTDFSHQDLSEHVFTNCTFTRCSFKRANLRDTQFTDCTFIEQGELEGCDFSYSDLRDAAFKNCRLSMSYFCGANCFGIELRDCDLKGANFSQVSFVNRVSNKMYFCAAYITGCNLSYANFEKQVIEKCDLFENRWIGANLREASFKESDLSRCVFSEGCWEQFRVQGCDLSHSELYGLDPRKVDLTGVKICSWQQEQLLEQLGLVIVPD from the coding sequence ATGGGTAAAATGAATCAGTCATATATTCAAACAGACTTTTCCCATCAAGACTTGAGTGAACATGTCTTTACCAATTGCACGTTTACACGTTGCAGTTTTAAACGAGCAAACCTTCGCGATACACAGTTCACTGACTGTACTTTTATCGAGCAAGGTGAATTGGAAGGGTGTGATTTTTCTTATTCAGATCTCCGTGATGCTGCGTTTAAAAATTGTCGGCTTTCAATGTCGTATTTTTGTGGTGCAAATTGCTTTGGTATTGAACTGAGAGACTGTGATCTTAAAGGTGCGAACTTTAGTCAAGTCAGCTTTGTCAATCGGGTGTCGAACAAAATGTACTTCTGTGCTGCATATATCACGGGGTGTAATTTGTCTTACGCAAATTTTGAGAAACAAGTAATAGAAAAATGCGATTTATTCGAAAATCGATGGATTGGTGCAAACCTCAGAGAGGCTTCGTTCAAAGAGTCAGATTTAAGTCGATGTGTTTTTTCTGAAGGCTGTTGGGAGCAATTCAGAGTGCAGGGTTGTGATTTAAGCCACTCTGAGCTTTATGGCTTAGATCCCCGAAAGGTTGACCTTACCGGTGTAAAAATATGTTCTTGGCAGCAAGAGCAACTACTCGAACAATTAGGTTTGGTCATTGTTCCTGATTAA
- a CDS encoding iron-containing alcohol dehydrogenase: MNNFTYFSPTKIHFGKGQIAALKEEIAPNSRVLLTYGGGSIKANGVYEQVLDALQECSVVEFGGIEPNPHYETLIKAVAVAKQEQIDVILAVGGGSVIDGSKLIAAAACYDGDYWDIITTGGACVKRALPLGCVLTLPATGSEMNGNSVITRAETQDKLAFGSDFVLPLFSILDPQTTYTLPTRQIANGAVDSFAHIMEQYMTYPVNAKVSDRFAESLLTNLLEDGPAALATPEDYEVRANLMWTATMALNGTLKNGVPSDWSTHAIGHELTALYGLDHAQTLAIVMPALWRYKKEQKKGKLLQYAQRVLNITSGTEDEQIEQAIQKTEAFFTQMGNPTRLSDYNLSEKDIPAVEEKLTAHGLLALGEHQDITPQDAAAILKLAL, translated from the coding sequence ATGAATAACTTTACTTATTTTAGTCCAACCAAAATTCACTTTGGTAAAGGTCAGATTGCTGCACTGAAAGAAGAAATCGCGCCCAATAGTCGCGTTTTGCTGACTTACGGTGGCGGGAGCATTAAAGCGAACGGTGTCTATGAGCAAGTGCTCGATGCGCTTCAGGAATGTTCTGTTGTCGAGTTCGGGGGCATTGAACCCAACCCGCATTACGAAACCCTGATCAAAGCTGTTGCGGTTGCGAAACAAGAGCAGATCGATGTCATTCTGGCTGTTGGTGGTGGTTCGGTGATTGATGGCAGTAAGCTTATTGCCGCTGCTGCGTGTTATGACGGTGATTACTGGGACATCATTACCACCGGTGGTGCTTGTGTGAAGCGTGCTTTGCCTTTGGGTTGCGTGCTGACGTTGCCAGCGACCGGCTCTGAGATGAACGGAAACAGTGTGATCACTCGGGCAGAAACACAGGATAAATTAGCCTTTGGCTCTGATTTTGTGCTGCCGCTATTCTCAATTCTCGATCCACAAACCACGTATACGTTGCCGACCCGACAAATCGCCAATGGTGCCGTTGATAGTTTTGCTCACATTATGGAGCAGTACATGACGTATCCGGTCAACGCGAAAGTCTCTGACCGCTTTGCTGAAAGCCTGTTGACCAATCTGCTAGAAGACGGCCCGGCAGCGCTGGCGACGCCTGAAGATTATGAAGTGCGCGCCAATCTGATGTGGACAGCGACAATGGCGCTCAACGGTACGTTGAAAAACGGTGTACCGTCAGACTGGTCAACCCATGCAATTGGTCATGAACTGACCGCACTGTATGGTCTCGACCACGCTCAGACACTGGCGATTGTGATGCCTGCGTTATGGCGTTACAAAAAAGAGCAGAAAAAAGGCAAATTGTTGCAGTATGCACAACGCGTACTCAATATTACATCGGGTACGGAAGATGAGCAGATTGAGCAGGCAATTCAGAAAACCGAAGCCTTCTTCACGCAGATGGGGAATCCAACCCGACTTTCTGACTACAACCTGAGTGAGAAAGATATTCCGGCAGTGGAAGAAAAACTGACAGCCCACGGTCTGCTTGCGCTCGGAGAGCACCAGGATATTACGCCGCAAGATGCCGCAGCAATATTGAAATTAGCGCTGTAA
- a CDS encoding alpha/beta fold hydrolase: MKAFKLENDVILRYHDLSGHDIPIIFIHGLGCASSFDYPQVVSMGGLVNHRRILVDLIGSGYSDKPELFDYTIANHAKYLEELLNYLSIDNIVIFGHSMGGAVSIALANRIKDKVKAIILSEANLDSGGGFFSKQIASYSESDFIEFGYANILQESVSSGNTEWATGLLNSSPIAIHRNAVSLINGQTPSWRQIYYSLDADKTYIYGSESLPDPDYDELVRNNINVAVVTNAGHSMAWENPEGLALVIEESI; this comes from the coding sequence ATGAAAGCCTTTAAACTTGAAAATGATGTCATTCTTCGATATCACGACCTTTCTGGTCACGACATACCAATTATTTTCATTCACGGTCTTGGATGTGCCTCTTCATTTGATTACCCACAAGTCGTTTCAATGGGTGGTTTAGTGAACCATAGACGCATACTTGTTGATTTAATCGGCTCTGGATACAGTGATAAACCTGAATTGTTTGATTATACAATCGCTAATCATGCTAAATATCTCGAAGAATTATTAAATTATTTGAGCATAGATAATATTGTAATTTTTGGTCACAGTATGGGTGGCGCGGTATCGATTGCACTCGCTAATCGCATAAAAGATAAAGTTAAGGCGATTATTCTAAGTGAGGCAAATCTTGATTCAGGTGGTGGATTCTTCAGTAAACAAATCGCAAGTTATAGTGAAAGTGATTTTATAGAATTTGGTTATGCGAATATTCTTCAAGAGAGTGTTTCAAGTGGTAATACTGAATGGGCTACAGGGCTATTAAACAGTTCACCGATAGCCATTCATCGAAATGCCGTGTCTCTGATAAACGGTCAAACACCAAGTTGGCGCCAAATCTATTATTCACTGGATGCTGATAAAACATACATTTATGGAAGTGAAAGCTTACCGGATCCAGATTATGATGAATTGGTTCGCAATAATATTAACGTTGCAGTTGTAACGAATGCGGGACATTCAATGGCATGGGAAAATCCGGAAGGGTTGGCGTTAGTCATTGAAGAATCTATTTAA